TCCGCTGGCGCAGGAGGCCCCGTGCGTTGGAGAAGGCCTGGAAGCCGTGGACGCCATGGGCCTTCCCGAATCCCGACGTGTTCACGCCTCCCGTGGGCAGGCCGGTGTGCGCGAAGTGCAGCACGGTGTCATTGATGCACCCGCCACCAGCTGTGGTGCGGGCCATGAGGGCTTCGGCTCGGCGGCGATCACCACTGAAGAGGTACATGGCCAGGGGCTTGGGCCGGGCGTTCACGAAGGCCACGGCCGCCTCCATGTCCGGCACTTTGAGGATGGGCAGGAGGGGGCCGAAAATTTCTTCCTGCATGATGGGCGTGGTCGGGTCGACCGCGGTCAGCACCGTGGGGCTGATGTAGCGGGTGGCCGCATCCGTCTCGCCCCCGAAGGCCACCGTGGCGTCGCTGGTGCTCAGCAGAGACTGGATGCGGTCGAAATGCCGATCATTGATGATCCGTGCCAGGTCCGGGCTGGCCATTCTCTGGGCTGGGTTGTCCCCGTAGAAGGACGTCAGCGCCGCCTTCAGTTCCGAAACCAAGGCATCGTGAACGCGCTCATGGACCAGCACGTAGTCCGGTGCCACGCAGGTCTGGCCGCCGTTCAGGCACTTGCCCCACGCGATCTTGCGGGCGGCTTCCTGCACGTTGGCGTCCGCATCCACCAGCACTGGCGACTTGCCGCCCAACTCAAGCGTCACCGAGGTCAAGTGTTCGGCCGCAGCCTTCATGACCGCCTTGCCCACGGTGGGGCTGCCCGTGAAGAAGATGTGATCGAAGGGCAGGGCCAGCAGGGCCTGGGCGGCTTTGGCATCGCCTTCCACCAGGGCCACCTCGTCTTCAGGGAAGAGTCCCGCCAGCAGCTTGCGGAGAAAGGCCGTGGTGTGCGGCGTGAATTCCGAAGGTTTGAGAACGGCGCAATTGCCCGCGGCGAGGGCGGACACGAGGGGCCCCAGCGTGAGGTAGATGGGGTAGTTCCAGGGGCTGATGATGAGCACCACGCCCTTGGGTTCGTGGCGGATGGAACTGGCCGCGCCGAAGAATCCCACGGGCGTCGCCACTTTCCATGGTTTCATCCAGCGCGGCAGATGGCGCAGGGCATCCTTGATTTCAGAGATGACGGGATAGAGCTCCGTCAGGTCGACTTCTTCCGGCGCCTTGCGGAAATCCGCCGCGAGGGCTGTCTGGGCCTCTTCCCTGTGGGCCATGAGCGCTTCCAGCAGGGCCTGCAGCTTCGCCCGCCTTTGATCGGCCGACGTTGCGGCCACGCGCCAGCGGGCGGCCTGCTGGCGGGCGAACAGGGCATCGAGGTCGGGAGTGGCCACAGGAACTCCGATGAGCAGAGGGGTCTGCCCATCTTAGGCTCCTGTTCATTCGCCTCCTAGGCCCAGGCCATCTCGGCGGTGAAGTGGCGCAGATACTTGCTCTGCTTGACGATCTTCACGCCGCGGATCTCTTTGGCCTTGGCCTTCACTTCGGCGATCACCTCGGCGGCGAAGTCGAAGTGGCTCTGGGTGTACATGCGGCGGGGGAAGGCCAGGCGGACCAGCTCCATGCTGTGGTAGGTCTCGGTGCCATCGTCCATGCGCTTGCCGAACATGACCGAGCCGATTTCCACACCGCGGATGCCACCTTCCAGGTAGAGGGCGTTGCAGAGGGCCCAGGCTGGGTACTGCTCCACGGGCATGTTGGGCAGCACCGTCTTGGCGTCGATGTAGACTGCGTGGCCGCCCGTGGGCTTCACGAAACCCACGCCCGCGGCCTCCAGCTTCTCGCCCAGGTATTCCGCAGTGCGCAGGCGATAGCGCAGGTAGTCCTCATCCATGCCTTCCACCAGGCCCACGGCCAGGGCATCCAGGTCACGTCCGGCCAATCCGCCGTAGGTGGGGAAGCCCTCGGTGAGGATGAGCATGTTGCGGACGGCATCCAGCCATTCGTCGCTGCGCAGCATGATGAAGCCGCCGATGTTCACCATGCCGTCCTTCTTGGCGCTCATGGTGCAGCCGTCGGCGTAGCTGAACATCTCCTGGCAGATGGCCTTGATGGACGTGTTCTGGTAGCCGTCTTCGCGCTGCTTGATGAACATGGCGTTCTCGGAGAAGCGGCACACGTCCATGATGAGGGGCTTGCCGTATTTCTTGAGCAGCTGGGAGTAGGCGCGGATGTTGGCCATGGAGACGGGCTGGCCGCCGCCGGTGTTGTTGGTCACCGTGATCATGCCGAAGGGAATGCGGTGCGCATCCTTCTTGAGGGCCTCTTCCACGCGGACGAGGTCGATGTTGCCTTTGAAGGGGTGGATGAGGCTGGGCTGCAGGCCCTCGGCGATGACCAGATCCGCGGCTTCGACGCCGTTGAATTCCAGGTTGGCGCGGGTGGTGTCGAAGTGGCAGTTGTTGGGCACGTAGTCGCCGGACTTGCACACGGCGCTGAACAGCACCTTCTCGGCAGCGCGGCCCTGGTGGGTGGGAATGAAATGTTCCATGCCCGTGATGTCCTTCAGCACCGACTCCAGGCGGAAGAAGCTGGGCGAGCCTGCGTAGCTTTCGTCGCCGATCATGATGGCGCCCCACTGGGCGGAGCTCATGGCGCCCGTGCCGGAATCTGTGAGCCAATCCAGAAGCACATCCTCGGCGCGCAGCTTGAACACGTTCAGCTTGGCGTCCTCCAGCATGCCCAGGCGCTCCTGGGCAGTGGTCATGCGGATGGGCTCGATGGATTTGATGCGGAATGGCTCGATCAGGGTGCGAGGCATGGGGGCTCCATAGAGAACCTCAGAGTATCTAAGGTGGGCAGGATTCGCATCACAACGGATTCGGGGGGACTGGCGGCGCAGACCGCATCCGGCGATGCTGGAAGGCTTGGAGCTTGCGCATGAGTCTTCTGCTGGCAGTGGATGTTGGAAACACCAACGTGGTGCTGGGGATCTTCGACCTTTCCAAAGGACCCGATTCGCCGCTGGTCTGTTCCTGGCGCTTGGCTACCAGCCGCGAGCGCACCGTCGATGAATACGGCCTGTCGGTCCTGGCGCTCATGCGCCACCAGGGGATTGAAGCCAGCCAGATCAAGCACGTGGCGATATCGTGCGTGGTGCCGCCCCTGCATCCCGTGCTCATGAGCCTGGCCAAGAGCTTTTTCGGGGTGGAGGCCTTCTACGTCGAACCGGGTGTGAAGACCGGCGTGAAGGTGCTCATCGATAATCCGGCGGAGCTGGGCGCCGACCGCCTGGTGAACGCCGTGGCAGGCATCGAGAAGTTCGGCGCGCCGCTCATCGTGGTGGATTTCGGTACCGCCACCACTTTCGACGTGGTGAACGCCAAGAAAGAGTACCTGGGCGGTCTCATCTGCCCCGGCCTCAAAATCAGCGCCGACGCCCTTTTCCAGCGGGCCAGCCGCCTGCCGCGGGTGGAGATTGCCGAGCCCGAGCGCCTGGTGGGCCGCAACACCGTGCAGGCCATGCAGTCGGGCATCTTCTACGGCTACGTGGGCATGGTGGATGGCATCCTGGACCGCCTGCTGGAGGAGAGCCCGGAGGCCAAGGTCGCCGCCACCGGAGGGCTGGGCCGGGTGATCGGGCCCCACACCAAACACATCAAGCACATCGCCCCGGATCTGACCCTGGACGGCCTGCGGATCCTTTGGTTCCGCAATCAGGGCGGAAAGAAATAAGCAGCATGGAACGGCGCCTGATCCACCTGCCTGTGGTGGATTCCACTCAGGCCTTCCTGCGGCGAAATCCCCACCTCGGGTTTTGTACGGTGCTGGCGGATCGCCAGACCGAAGGGCGGGGCCGCCAGGGCAATCGCTGGGAAAGCGCCGCCGGGGCCGGGTTGTGGATGTCGGCGGCGCTTCCGGCATCCAGCGGCGTGGCGCCGGGCGTGCTGCTGCAGCGGGCCATGGCCGCGGCGGCTCAGGTGCTAGATCCAGAAGGGCAAACCTTGGGCCTGAAATGGCCCAATGATCTGGTGGCCCGGCGCGAGGCAAAGCTGGTGAAGCTGGGGGGCATCATCGGCGAGCAGGTGGCGGGTCGGCTCATCCTCGGGCTGGGCGTCAACCTGAGTGCTGCCCCGCACCTTCCGGAGCGAACCTTTGCCCCAGCCTGCCTGGAGGACGTGGGATTGCAGGCGCCCTCGGCGCCTGCATTGGCCCTGCGCATCGCGGGGCTTTGGGAACACCTCGATGCGGATTTCCGGCCGCTCTTCCGCTGGCCGGAGGCAGGCCTGGCGATCCATTGGGAAGAGGGCCAGGGCACCGCCCTCGGCTGGGAGTTCGACGGCCGCCTCAAGGTGGCCACTTCCGAGGGCATCCGGCGCCTGAGCGTCGGCGAAGTGCGGGGCCTGGGCTAACGGCTGGCCGACTCAGACACGGCGCGGATTTCGGCTTCGCTGAGAATCCTGGCGCTGTTCTTGGCAGCGTTCAGAATGCGGTCCACGCGGTCGGGGCTGGGATCGTAGCCATTCATTTCGAGCCAGTAGACCACGTTGCTGTGACCCGCCAG
This sequence is a window from Geothrix sp. PMB-07. Protein-coding genes within it:
- a CDS encoding aldehyde dehydrogenase family protein, with translation MATPDLDALFARQQAARWRVAATSADQRRAKLQALLEALMAHREEAQTALAADFRKAPEEVDLTELYPVISEIKDALRHLPRWMKPWKVATPVGFFGAASSIRHEPKGVVLIISPWNYPIYLTLGPLVSALAAGNCAVLKPSEFTPHTTAFLRKLLAGLFPEDEVALVEGDAKAAQALLALPFDHIFFTGSPTVGKAVMKAAAEHLTSVTLELGGKSPVLVDADANVQEAARKIAWGKCLNGGQTCVAPDYVLVHERVHDALVSELKAALTSFYGDNPAQRMASPDLARIINDRHFDRIQSLLSTSDATVAFGGETDAATRYISPTVLTAVDPTTPIMQEEIFGPLLPILKVPDMEAAVAFVNARPKPLAMYLFSGDRRRAEALMARTTAGGGCINDTVLHFAHTGLPTGGVNTSGFGKAHGVHGFQAFSNARGLLRQRTRFSAIQLMYPPYTGFVRRMIDLTLRYF
- a CDS encoding tryptophanase, which gives rise to MPRTLIEPFRIKSIEPIRMTTAQERLGMLEDAKLNVFKLRAEDVLLDWLTDSGTGAMSSAQWGAIMIGDESYAGSPSFFRLESVLKDITGMEHFIPTHQGRAAEKVLFSAVCKSGDYVPNNCHFDTTRANLEFNGVEAADLVIAEGLQPSLIHPFKGNIDLVRVEEALKKDAHRIPFGMITVTNNTGGGQPVSMANIRAYSQLLKKYGKPLIMDVCRFSENAMFIKQREDGYQNTSIKAICQEMFSYADGCTMSAKKDGMVNIGGFIMLRSDEWLDAVRNMLILTEGFPTYGGLAGRDLDALAVGLVEGMDEDYLRYRLRTAEYLGEKLEAAGVGFVKPTGGHAVYIDAKTVLPNMPVEQYPAWALCNALYLEGGIRGVEIGSVMFGKRMDDGTETYHSMELVRLAFPRRMYTQSHFDFAAEVIAEVKAKAKEIRGVKIVKQSKYLRHFTAEMAWA
- a CDS encoding type III pantothenate kinase, whose translation is MSLLLAVDVGNTNVVLGIFDLSKGPDSPLVCSWRLATSRERTVDEYGLSVLALMRHQGIEASQIKHVAISCVVPPLHPVLMSLAKSFFGVEAFYVEPGVKTGVKVLIDNPAELGADRLVNAVAGIEKFGAPLIVVDFGTATTFDVVNAKKEYLGGLICPGLKISADALFQRASRLPRVEIAEPERLVGRNTVQAMQSGIFYGYVGMVDGILDRLLEESPEAKVAATGGLGRVIGPHTKHIKHIAPDLTLDGLRILWFRNQGGKK
- a CDS encoding biotin--[acetyl-CoA-carboxylase] ligase, with amino-acid sequence MERRLIHLPVVDSTQAFLRRNPHLGFCTVLADRQTEGRGRQGNRWESAAGAGLWMSAALPASSGVAPGVLLQRAMAAAAQVLDPEGQTLGLKWPNDLVARREAKLVKLGGIIGEQVAGRLILGLGVNLSAAPHLPERTFAPACLEDVGLQAPSAPALALRIAGLWEHLDADFRPLFRWPEAGLAIHWEEGQGTALGWEFDGRLKVATSEGIRRLSVGEVRGLG